The following are encoded in a window of Carya illinoinensis cultivar Pawnee chromosome 15, C.illinoinensisPawnee_v1, whole genome shotgun sequence genomic DNA:
- the LOC122296323 gene encoding probable protein phosphatase 2C 55 produces MPSAYFSRLRAAIGRSIVGKESGLPDAVDVVIGQGKSLFGSSGLFHSLSSSTPDLHVLLRPGTVVAARPELVSRKRNISVVGALSRTLSIPSVSGPSFQICAYHIDCGLGEPTISSRLQNKLMAACGSRAVFSDCSLDNLTSRHKQLSLSANSTSIFYSNRTFESCSKASMNLKNCDKPNSNAIYGYFIYNVAKRLCDIHPCIGSGPRDFHSTSTTCFSAGTAPDVSFDNATREEQLGNSTDSSEQKNSSSKALKLLSGSCCLPHPDKEETGGEDAHFIFDEQAIGVADGVGGWADLGVDAGEYSRELMSNSVSAIKEEPKGSIDPARVLEKAHSSTKAKGSSTACIIALTEAGIHAINLGDSGFMVIRDGSTIFRSPVQQHDFNFTYQLESGINGDLPSSGQVFTFPVAPGDAIVAGTDGLFDNLYNNEITAVVVHAVRAGFGPQVTAQKIAALARQRAQDKNRQTPFSTAAQDAGFRYYGGKLDDITVVVSYITSSSNV; encoded by the exons ATGCCATCTGCTTATTTCTCAAGACTGAGAGCTGCAATCGGGAGGTCAATTGTAGGTAAAGAAAGTGGGCTCCCGGATGCGGTTGATGTGGTAATTGGGCAAGGGAAGTCATTATTTGGCAGTTCTGGCTTGTTCCATTCTTTATCATCATCAACTCCAGATCTGCACGTGTTATTAAGACCTGGAACTGTAGTTGCTGCAAGACCGGAGTTAGTTAGCCGAAAAAGGAATATCTCTGTGGTTGGAGCACTTTCGCGTACACTGTCTATTCCATCAGTTTCTGGGCCTTCCTTTCAGATCTGTGCCTATCATATTGATTGTGGGCTTGGTGAACCTACAATCAGTAGCAGATTGCAGAACAAACTCATGGCTGCGTGTGGTTCCAGAGCTGTATTTAGTGATTGTTCCTTGGATAATTTGACTTCAAGGCACAAGCAACTTTCATTATCAGCAAATAGTACCAGTATCTTTTATAGCAACAGAACTTTTGAGAGTTGCAGCAAAGCTAgcatgaatttaaaaaattgtgacAAACCCAACAGTAATGCAATTTATGGATATTTCATTTATAACGTTGCAAAGAGGTTGTGCGATATTCACCCGTGCATAGGATCAGGACCAAGAGACTTTCATAGCACATCAACCACATGTTTCTCTGCTGGGACTGCCCCTGATGTATCCTTTGATAATGCTACTCGTGAGGAGCAGCTTGGAAATTCTACAGACTCATCTGAACA GAAAAATTCGTCAAGTAAAGCACTGAAACTACTTTCAGGATCATGCTGTCTGCCTCATCCTGATAAAGAAGAAACTGGTGGGGAGGATGCACACTTTATTTTTGATGAACAAGCCATAGGAGTGGCAGATGGTGTTGGTGGCTGGGCAGATCTTGGTGTTGATGCTGGAGAGTATTCGCGGGAGCTCATGTCTAATTCAGTATCTGCTATTAAAGAGGAGCCCAAGGGTTCAATTGATCCTGCTAGGGTCTTGGAAAAAGCTCACTCAAGTACAAAAGCCAAAGGTTCCTCAACTGCATGCATCATAGCACTCACAGAAGCG GGCATTCATGCAATTAATTTAGGGGACAGTGGCTTTATGGTGATCCGAGATGGGTCTACTATCTTTCGATCTCCTGTGCAGCAGCATGATTTTAATTTCACCTATCAACTGGAAAGTGGGATTAATGGTGATTTACCTAGCTCTGGTCAG GTTTTTACATTTCCTGTTGCTCCGGGGGATGCTATAGTTGCAGGCACAGATGGACTATTTGATAACTTGTACAACAATGAGATTACTGCAGTGGTGGTTCATGCCGTGAGAGCTGGCTTTGGGCCTCAGGTGACAGCTCAGAAGATAGCAGCATTGGCTCGTCAACGAGCGCAGGATAAAAACCGGCAGACGCCTTTTTCCACTGCTGCCCAGGATGCTGGGTTTCGCTATTATGGTGGCAAGCTTGATGATATCACTGTTGTTGTTTCGTATATCACGAGTTCTAGCAATGTatga